The following coding sequences are from one Arachis hypogaea cultivar Tifrunner chromosome 7, arahy.Tifrunner.gnm2.J5K5, whole genome shotgun sequence window:
- the LOC112703876 gene encoding receptor-like protein 9DC3 — protein sequence MNSNLKTLNLYGNQVEGHLPKSLSNCTELEVLILGNNRIEDTFPYWLQNLTSLKVLVLRGNKFYGPVGNNLTTKHPFPSLIIFDASGNHFSGLLPKDFIENFQAMKNVVHAEVGSVLSYMNSRFYSAISYETQAEYANSLIATVKGVSRAYTKIPTIFAYIDLSENKFEGQIPNVIGELHAVIALNLSHNKLIGSIPQSMGYLTELESLHLSSNMLTGRIPYELTNLNFLGFLNLSSNHLVGLIPRGKQFDTFREDSYQGNMWLCGFPLPIQCNKILEEEPLSSRTNQAEEKFGFGWEAVAIGYGCGTVFGIGLGCCVFSIGKPQWLVRIFGGNPNKEMKRKRGARTN from the coding sequence ATGAACAGCAACCTCAAAACTTTGAATCTGTATGGAAATCAAGTAGAAGGCCACTTGCCTAAATCTTTGTCCAACTGCACAGAGCTGGAGGTTTTAATTCTTGGTAACAATCGAATAGAGGATACCTTTCCCTACTGGCTTCAGAATTTGACATCTTTGAAAGTGTTGGTCTTAAGAGGCAATAAGTTTTATGGTCCTGTTGGTAATAACTTGACAACCAAGCATCCATTTCCAAGTTTAATTATCTTTGACGCATCAGGCAACCATTTTAGTGGCCTGTTGCCAAAAGACTTCATTGAGAATTTCCAAGCCATGAAGAATGTTGTTCATGCTGAAGTGGGAAGTGTTTTGAGTTACATGAATAGTCGCTTTTACTCTGCAATAAGTTATGAAACTCAAGCAGAGTATGCTAACTCATTGATAGCAACAGTTAAAGGGGTCAGCAGAGCTTACACAAAAATTCCAACCATCTTTGCATATATTGATTTGTCAGAGAACAAATTTGAAGGACAGATTCCAAATGTTATTGGAGAGCTTCATGCAGTCATAGCACTCAACCTTTCCCATAACAAACTCATTGGTTCTATTCCTCAATCCATGGGATATTTGACAGAACTTGAATCATTGCACCTCTCATCGAATATGCTCACAGGTCGGATCCCATATGAATTGACCAATCTAAACTTTCTTGGATTCTTGAATCTTTCCAGCAACCATCTTGTAGGACTAATACCTCGAGGAAAACAGTTTGATACGTTTCGAGAGGATTCCTACCAAGGGAACATGTGGTTATGTGGATTTCCATTGCCAATACAATGCAACAAGATCCTTGAAGAAGAACCTTTATCCTCTCGAACAAATCAAGCTGAAGAGAAATTTGGATTTGGTTGGGAGGCAGTGGCAATAGGATATGGATGTGGAACTGTGTTTGGAATAGGATTGGGATGCTGTGTTTTCTCCATTGGAAAGCCTCAGTGGCTTGTCAGAATCTTTGGAGGGAATCCTAACAAAGAGATGAAAAGGAAGAGAGGAGCAAGAACAAATTAG